From the Clostridiales bacterium FE2011 genome, one window contains:
- a CDS encoding DUF4214 domain-containing protein has translation MKKLLVFAVTLLLCIAIMSPVLAEYGYTSVSKIPMAVDFTFRVEFDSRGLAYVVTDYPYQSTGATQMILVYTKDNKQEEVPLVYTFDENNTFIGHAYYSGHDTIADEYVASKQIQDGTLELEDKIYICTSHNNAKVDWVLHYSISKKAYVQYDEKTFSQGYNAMGAGGVHKRISYTNGKMSSVDAYARIDEGDLHLLYDNNGNIESAYVSLHKGANKGSYDYDKSTGLFGGKTLTELGFSENDINIPALAAFGTKPDPDKTRAFVSRCYQIILGRDADKTGLNTWYNELASGRKAAAEIIDQFVSSDEFKNKKLSKADAVEILYKAMLDRASDSAGKASWVAQLESGKPLQAVINGFCGSAEFGNLCQNYGIKPGTVTVPDTQPEEQQPAASDEQIKAYVSRCYKIVLGRDADEGGMKTWVNELNSGRKAAAEIIDQFVSSAEFKNKKVSNADAVEILYKAMLDRPSDSAGKASWLTQLDSGKPLQAVINGFCGSAEFGNLCKTYGINPGTVSVPDTQPEPQQPVASNEKIQAFVSRCYKIILGRDADEGGMNTWSGELASGRKAAAEIIEQFVASAEFQNKKHGNPDAVEILYKAMLGRGSDAKGKADWVGKLEGGQPLTAVINGFCGSTEFKAICDSYGIKPGTVKVETTKAQAEETLSGQAEEAAPAVKTTANQNVTKVEIVNASETDANLGTAVQAIYVNEEKAKEFIGRCYRSILGREASQAELDSWIGQMLNGSRTPDQIARGFLFSGEFESRNIGGEELVKILYRVYMNREADAEGLATWTQKLNEGTSLQELLNTFSRTGEFKAVVKNMAN, from the coding sequence ATGAAGAAACTGTTGGTCTTCGCTGTTACGCTGCTGCTGTGCATCGCAATCATGAGTCCTGTCCTGGCTGAATACGGCTATACCAGCGTGTCCAAGATTCCCATGGCTGTGGACTTTACCTTCCGGGTAGAGTTTGACTCCAGGGGATTAGCATACGTTGTCACAGACTATCCATATCAATCCACCGGCGCAACTCAAATGATCCTGGTGTACACCAAGGACAATAAGCAGGAAGAAGTACCGCTGGTATACACATTTGACGAAAACAATACGTTTATCGGTCATGCCTATTACAGTGGCCACGACACCATAGCAGATGAGTATGTCGCCTCCAAACAGATCCAGGATGGTACATTGGAGCTTGAGGACAAAATCTACATCTGCACTTCACATAACAACGCAAAAGTGGACTGGGTCCTGCACTATTCCATCAGCAAAAAAGCATATGTCCAATATGACGAAAAAACCTTCTCCCAGGGCTACAACGCCATGGGTGCCGGCGGCGTACATAAAAGAATCAGCTATACCAACGGCAAAATGTCCAGCGTCGATGCCTATGCTCGAATCGACGAAGGAGACCTGCACCTCCTCTACGATAACAACGGAAATATCGAGTCTGCCTATGTCAGCCTGCATAAAGGCGCAAACAAAGGCTCCTACGACTATGACAAATCCACCGGCCTCTTCGGCGGCAAGACACTCACCGAACTGGGCTTCAGTGAAAACGACATCAACATCCCCGCGCTTGCGGCCTTTGGCACCAAGCCCGATCCGGACAAGACCAGGGCTTTTGTCTCCCGCTGCTATCAGATTATCCTGGGCCGGGATGCCGACAAGACCGGTCTGAACACCTGGTACAACGAGCTGGCTTCCGGCCGGAAAGCCGCCGCGGAAATCATTGACCAGTTCGTCAGCAGTGACGAGTTTAAAAACAAGAAGCTCAGCAAGGCTGACGCCGTGGAGATTCTCTACAAAGCCATGCTGGACCGGGCTTCCGATTCCGCCGGCAAGGCCAGCTGGGTCGCCCAGCTGGAAAGCGGCAAGCCCCTGCAGGCCGTTATCAACGGCTTCTGCGGCTCCGCTGAATTCGGCAACCTCTGTCAGAACTACGGCATCAAGCCCGGCACCGTGACAGTTCCGGACACCCAGCCTGAAGAGCAGCAGCCCGCCGCCTCAGATGAACAGATCAAGGCCTACGTATCCCGCTGCTACAAGATCGTCCTGGGCCGTGACGCGGACGAAGGCGGCATGAAGACCTGGGTCAACGAGCTGAACTCCGGCCGCAAGGCTGCCGCTGAAATCATTGACCAGTTCGTCAGCAGCGCTGAGTTCAAAAACAAGAAAGTCAGCAATGCCGACGCCGTGGAAATCCTCTACAAGGCCATGCTGGACCGGCCCTCCGATTCCGCAGGCAAGGCCAGCTGGCTCACCCAGCTGGATAGCGGCAAGCCCCTGCAGGCCGTCATCAACGGCTTCTGCGGATCCGCCGAATTCGGCAACCTCTGCAAAACCTACGGCATCAACCCCGGCACCGTGTCCGTTCCGGACACCCAGCCCGAACCCCAGCAGCCCGTTGCGTCCAATGAAAAGATCCAGGCCTTTGTGTCCCGCTGCTACAAGATCATCCTCGGTCGTGACGCGGATGAGGGCGGTATGAACACCTGGTCCGGTGAACTGGCCTCCGGCCGGAAGGCTGCCGCCGAGATCATCGAGCAGTTTGTGGCCAGTGCTGAATTCCAGAACAAGAAGCACGGCAATCCGGACGCCGTGGAAATCCTGTACAAGGCCATGCTGGGCCGCGGCTCCGACGCCAAGGGCAAGGCTGACTGGGTCGGAAAGCTGGAAGGCGGCCAGCCCCTGACGGCGGTCATCAACGGCTTCTGCGGCTCCACTGAGTTCAAGGCCATCTGCGACTCCTACGGTATCAAGCCCGGCACCGTGAAGGTAGAAACCACGAAAGCCCAGGCGGAAGAAACCCTGAGCGGACAGGCTGAAGAAGCCGCCCCCGCCGTGAAGACAACCGCCAACCAGAACGTCACCAAGGTGGAGATCGTCAACGCCTCCGAAACGGACGCGAACCTGGGCACCGCGGTGCAGGCCATCTACGTGAATGAAGAAAAGGCGAAGGAATTCATCGGCCGCTGCTACCGCAGCATCCTGGGCCGTGAAGCCAGCCAGGCAGAACTGGACAGCTGGATCGGCCAGATGCTGAACGGTTCCAGAACGCCCGACCAGATCGCCCGCGGCTTCCTCTTCTCCGGCGAGTTCGAAAGCCGGAACATCGGCGGCGAAGAGCTGGTGAAGATCCTCTACCGGGTCTACATGAACCGGGAAGCTGACGCGGAAGGCCTGGCCACCTGGACCCAGAAGCTGAACGAAGGCACCTCCCTGCAGGAGCTGCTGAACACCTTCTCCAGGACCGGCGAATTCAAAGCCGTCGTGAAGAATATGGCGAACTGA